In the genome of Calliopsis andreniformis isolate RMS-2024a chromosome 10, iyCalAndr_principal, whole genome shotgun sequence, one region contains:
- the Gw gene encoding trinucleotide repeat containing adaptor protein gawky isoform X3 — MFPHNSSSHEISTETNAFVQNSMGDVVVLGKNSPIGVGKGKESENARYCDIEFINNNMMVKPINHLENTVANDFLTVLSSQTGKPILTSRGPICQSLASSTTKHPTKNHLLTYDDDDNNNINNINNNNDNNNPTVNNRSRRAKHNHQDDRRVTVDSATKRKSGEPGDQTSGSSANNSKSMSKTLSDNKTSFSVLTIRVLNVSVNLRLTGDKCAIGDGVPSLVRIPKSDRPSSGHFSLDSLDNYSLLGSCLHSGKYNNNKSNSSLLSNNNDNYKSVILLSSTSNHYFLLVEMDGGAIYAMRLGPYLGPFGFFMNSFDDLSSQCLHESQDEHFIIKTSSTDQIVQSRYSLIEFICKMMKISEGFLSNHFTSDRYWIGMNSDSKEASEDKLFNKTQDVKFSYIHFKLLQVLIKFVSRNSTSEKINLTENSLQLMKPSRGAERSLEAVQNIALIEIRWSLCITLSVNASSLIFMKINSKIKEMLKSVTLDILFIDNGTAVTSYRRVMASDELYKSDRSSNGESDLTEDGEKVATSSSITLIVPGNELTDQPPRPLPSRNAPKRAQSSPPWLDLVASELTQRACVPLSLDCKLYVVKLSCKAIRGCSITWKGIPSHETNYKRAHLNVQSLDIFSNTEKILALEIYDFTIPKKRNLETILSEYFERNLLFSQRMVSSFLAATARTCIWISKEESSLNRFWEMLEDMNIGNGVPDEQDLGVSLTVAPRELDNGGFPAVGDLAQRVSRVFRTIYSELLTSENGSLNWLIRTMISEGKTAEMLSWGMTGISDVATITVGALSFQDTVKSNEPSGAYFASYRYSGPRGPEFVKSLSKSTIGDRFRAKGENRAEFALYIPTMTTCKPTMTLTRQSASRLIGVPGSRPNYFKTWPDQLHTPHDFYDGLPNFLMRCYEENEGDLSTRFGSNERIILRNTRAIKSQAMVHSTSNQYHESRTLCLCRLERNDSREDLSSLIKRVKLEYQILLTNSLKSLCDLYRVKEIYKVRHTINFTPFTLEDSVLRTAQTDDEEHVSLPYLKTDAAGGLHDFNHSDGCETHIHTNDNTEFPEVTTPSAELKDYSTKSPIDLKLENQEATLKNANRVHLIDLARSLIAASMGISTATVQFNKSYLKRVLNVLFGPACNLDDPNLGYKQRWGIPSILRLAGGGESSLNSGGAANWGSAQASTTNNNNNNQSAWGGGSGNSSGNSGAPGNWTGNNVNRSVAGNPNSNQSQGPLGGQNVPGNVNKMNTPNQQSNQQAGPPTSQSSSTTQSGQNNNQWPQGKSNNPGGPGQNPSVQNNNNNNTTQQQQQQQQQQQQQSNSSSNNNQSNNQAQGSINSTNTSASNNPSTKQQLEQLNSMREALFSQDGWGRQHVNQDTNWDISTSPEPSVTKDGGPVWKPPVNNGTDLWEANIRNGGQPPPQQQPKTPWGHTPATNIGGTWGEDDDAADSSNMWTGAPTSSQPNSAAGQWTTGTSNQAGMWGGSNWADPRIDHRDPRDIHSVDPREMRDPRDHRMSLDPREHIRVMDPMARDPRMTDMRGDPRGISGRLNGANADAMWGQPPGPPHHQMAHQHPSGPPAKMLNPSSINQWAAPPPKDIMPGKPSGWEEPSPPTQRRNVPNYDDGTSLWGNPASNHRTMPGSKVTQWTDPTKNLGRGGMQCPPGMPQNRMPGQPGMKPDVSGPMWGHPGAPGGRNGSWTEGPQDTGSWDDPKTPSTWNEAQLNPGTWGGPSTHKPKPMGPAGSWADTDMDPSPSWGHPTKPTLTKEVIWNSREFRYLCDLGFKKDDVELALRNREMNREEALELLSQLRPLEQWRRHDANSTYDPANQASTAPAYPRFNHVAQQMSFPPSAGVPSGNTTSSVGGSVASASLLKLQQQQQAAVPLQQQPGSNAPQPPFNQASRAPQNQPSTQQLRMLVQQIQLAVQEGYLNHQILNQPLAPQTLILLNQLLQQIKVLQQLHQQHSVQSTMKGNGQSVLQISVQITKTKQQIANLQNQIAVQQATYMKQQQQQQQQQQQQQQQQQQQSHPAPPSQSSEYYKSSVHDPMSALQNSFTDLTMNKEPPISQQQSRLNQWKLPSLDKDGELAPNEFSRAPGTTRDGTWSTRLGESGWPDPGNTDSTDGKDWQPTGAAAFTDLVPEFEPGKPWKGTQMKSIEDDPSITPGSVVRSPLSLATIKDPDAIFSLSSKTSPPSQQPTNPDISIPSLSNSTWTFNPPVTTPSVFTSSKNTWGESAPPPTAVTSELWGAPMSKVRGPPPGLSSKATGNASNGWAGLGTVGRSSSSWGLQSSSNAAWVSTWLLLKNLTPQIDGSTLKTLCMQHGPVQDFRLYLNHGIALTKYSSRDEAIKAQSALNNCVLGNTTIFAEYPNESEVHSLLQQLSHGTQQQTGATGGAGWSLRPSNKTGPPPDTWGGSSSQLWGAPPSSNSLWSNAGIDSNDQQRATPSSLNSYLPGDLLGGVLASGGP, encoded by the exons ATGTTTCCACACAATTCTAGTTCACATGAGATTTCTACAGAAACAAATGCCTTCGTACAAAATTCCATG GGGGATGTAGTAGTATTAGGGAAAAACAGTCCGATAGGGGTGGGGAAGGGAAAAGAATCAGAGAATGCTAGGTACTGTGATATCGAATTCATAAACAACAACATGATGGTAAAACCTATTAACCATCTTGAAAATACCGTCGCCAATGACTTTTTAACCGTCCTGTCGAGCCAAACTG GCAAGCCCATCTTGACCAGTCGAGGCCCGATCTGCCAGTCACTGGCGTCGTCAACCACAAAACACCCAACAAAAAATCACCTTCTAACTTACgatgatgatgataataataatattaataatattaataataataacgataataataatcctaCAGTAAATAACCGCTCAAGGCGAGCAAAACATAATCATCAAGACGATCGAAGAGTAACAGTTGATTCAGCGACAAAAAGAAAATCGGGCGAGCCCGGCGATCAGACGTCGGGCAGCTCTGCCAATAACTCTAAGTCTATGTCTAAGACATTAAGTGATAATAAGACTAGCTTTAGCGTACTAACCATTAGGGTACTAAATGTAAGCGTAAATTTACGGTTAACAGGGGATAAGTGCGCAATCGGTGATGGGGTACCTAGCCTAGTTAGGATACCCAAGTCTGATCGCCCCTCATCAGGCCACTTCTCTCTCGACTCTCTTGACAATTACTCCTTACTAGGGTCCTGCCTTCACTCGggcaaatacaataacaataagtCTAATTCTAGCCTCCtaagtaataataacgataactaCAAGTCTGTGATATTGCTCAGCTCAACCAGTAACCATTATTTCCTCCTCGTCGAAATGGACGGTGGTGCGATCTATGCAATGAGACTAGGACCTTATTTGGGCCCATTCGGATTCTTCATGAACTCTTTCGACGATTTATCGTCACAGTGTCTCCACGAATCACAGGACGAACACTTTATAATAAAAACATCCTCAACAGATCAGATTGTTCAAAGCAGATATTCTTTGATTGAATTTATCTGTAAGATGATGAAGATCTCAGAGGGATTCTTATCAAACCACTTCACAAGTGATCGCTACTGGATTGGAATGAATTCTGACTCCAAAGAAGCATCAGAGGACAAATTGTTTAACAAAACTCAGGATGTGAAGTTTTCCTATATTCATTTCAAGTTATTGCAAGTTTTAATCAAATTTGTATCACGTAATTCAACATCCGAGAAGATTAATTTAACTGAAAATAGTCTGCAACTTATGAAGCCCTCGCGAGGAGCTGAAAGGAGCCTGGAAGCTGTTCAAAACATTGCTTTAATTGAGATTCGCTGGTCTTTATGCATTACTTTATCAGTCAACGCTTCGTCACTGATTTTCATGAAGATAAACAGTAAGATCAAAGAGATGCTAAAGAGTGTTACGTTGGATATATTGTTTATAGACAATGGTACTGCTGTGACAAGCTATAGGCGAGTTATGGCAAGTGACGAACTCTACAAAAGTGATAGATCGTCGAATGGAGAATCGGATTTGACCGAGGATGGGGAAAAAGTAGccaccagttcttccattacGCTTATCGTTCCCGGAAACGAGCTAACTGACCAGCCTCCGCGACCTCTCCCATCGAGAAACGCGCCGAAACGCGCACAATCCTCTCCTCCGTGGCTCGATCTGGTCGCGAGCGAGCTGACGCAACGCGCATGTGTTCCACTCTCGTTAGATTGTAAGCTTTACGTGGTTAAACTTAGCTGTAAGGCGATCCGCGGTTGTAGTATTACGTGGAAGGGGATACCGAGCCACGAGACTAACTATAAAAGGGCACATCTCAATGTCCAGTCTTTGGATATTTTTTCGAATACGGAGAAAATATTGGCCTTAGAAATATACGATTTTACGATACCCAAGAAGCGAAATTTAGAGACAATTCTCTCAGAGTACTTTGAGAGGAATCTACTCTTCAGTCAGAGGATGGTTTCTTCTTTCTTGGCTGCTACCGCAAGGACATGTATCTGGATCTCCAAGGAAGAAAGTTCACTCAACCGATTCTGGGAGATGCTCGAAGATATGAATATTGGGAATGGGGTTCCAGATGAGCAAGATTTGGGAGTTTCCCTCACGGTGGCTCCAAGGGAACTCGACAACGGTGGTTTCCCCGCCGTTGGAGATCTTGCGCAGAGAGTCTCAAGAGTCTTTAGAACAATTTATTCGGAGCTTCTGACCTCGGAGAATGGAAGCTTGAATTGGCTCATAAGAACAATGATTTCGGAAGGAAAGACGGCGGAGATGTTGTCCTGGGGAATGACCGGTATTAGCGACGTGGCAACAATTACTGTTGGTGCTCTTTCATTTCAGGATACTGTTAAGTCTAACGAGCCATCGGGCGCTTATTTCGCGAGCTATAGGTATTCGGGGCCCCGTGGGCCCGAATTTGTTAAGTCTCTTTCTAAGTCTACTATAGGGGATAGGTTTAGGGCTAAGGGGGAGAACCGAGCCGAGTTCGCTCTCTACATTCCTACTATGACTACCTGCAAGCCTACGATGACGCTTACACGCCAATCTGCATCCCGATTAATCGGTGTACCTGGATCTCGGCCGAACTACTTCAAGACATGGCCCGACCAACTGCACACTCCTCACGATTTTTATGACGGTCTGCCGAACTTTTTAATGAGATGTTATGAGGAAAACGAAGGTGACCTTTCGACACGTTTCGGTTCTAACGAACGAATTATACTCCGAAATACGAGAGCGATCAAATCTCAAGCGATGGTTCATTCGACCAGTAATCAGTATCACGAATCGAGAACCCTTTGTTTATGCCGATTGGAGAGAAACGATTCTCGAGAGGACCTTTCTAGTTTAATTAAACGAGTGAAACTAGAATATCAAATTCTTTTGACAAATTCTCTAAAAAGTCTCTGTGATTTATATCGAGTTAAAGAGATATACAAAGTACGCCATACTATAAATTTTACTCCGTTTACACTGGAGGATTCAGTACTTCGAACTGCCCAAACTGACGATGAAGAACATGTATCTCTTCCATATTTGAAGACGGATGCTGCTGGAGGTCTTCACGATTTCAATCACTCTGACGGGTGCGAAACCCATATTCATACAAACGATAATACAGAATTTCCAGAAGTAACAACTCCATCAGCTGAATTGAAAGACTACTCTACGAAAAGTCCTATTGACCTGAAATTGGAGAACCAAGAAGCTACTTTAAAGAACGCAAATAGAGTTCATCTTATTGATCTTGCTAGAAGTCTCATAGCAGCGTCTATGGGAATTTCTACGGCTACTGTGCAATTTAATAAAAGTTATCTCAAACGTGTACTAAACGTCCTTTTTGGGCCAGCGTGTAACTTAGACGATCCCAACTTAGGGTACAAGCAAAGATGGGGAATACCCAGTATTCTTAGATTAGCTGGCGGAGGTGAGAGTTCATTGAACAGTGGTGGAGCTGCAAATTGGGGTTCCGCACAAGCCAGCACTacaaataacaacaacaataatcagTCTGCGTGGGGTGGAGGTTCAGGGAACTCTTCTGGCAACAGTGGTGCGCCAGGAAATTGGACTGGGAACAATGTTAACAGATCTGTGGCTGGAAATCCAAATTCGAATCAGTCACAAGGACCTCTTGGTGGGCAAAATGTACCAG GTAACGTGAATAAGATGAATACTCCAAATCAACAATCAAATCAGCAAGCCGGTCCACCGACTTCTCAGTCAAGCAGCACGACTCAGAGTGGTCAGAATAATAATCAGTGGCCGCAAGGGAAATCGAACAATCCTGGAGGGCCTGGCCAAAACCCTTCagtccagaataataataataataatacgacgcaacagcagcagcagcaacagcaacaacaacaacagcagtcGAActctagtagcaataataatcagtcGAATAATCAAGCTCAGGGATCCATTAACAGTACTAATACATCTGCTAGCAATAATCCTTCAACAAAACAGCAATTGGAGCAATTGAACTCGATGAGAGAAGCACTTTTCAGCCAGGATGGTTGGGGCCGT CAACACGTAAACCAAGATACAAATTGGGATATTTCGACGTCGCCAGAACCTAGTGTGACTAAGGATGGAGGCCCAGTGTGGAAGCCACCAGTGAATAATGGTACAGATCTATGGGAAGCTAATATTAGGAATGGTGGGCAACCACCGCCTCAGCAACAACCCAAAACACCTTGGGGCCACACTCCAGCGACGAATATTGGTGGAACTTGGGGAGAAGATGATGATGCTGCCGATTCATCAAACATGTGGACCGGTGCTCCCACGTCTTCTCAACCGAACAGTGCTGCTGGACAGTGGACAACTGGTACCAGCAATCAAGCTGGAATGTGGGgag GATCCAACTGGGCTGACCCAAGAATCGACCATCGAGACCCACGAGATATTCATTCGGTTGATCCCAGAGAGATGAGGGATCCCCGCGACCACAGAATGTCCTTGGATCCTCGAGAACACATTCGTGTGATGGATCCGATGGCTAGGGATCCCAGAATGACAGACATGCGTGGAGATCCTCGTGGAATTTCAGGAAGATTGAACGGCGCTAACGCGGATGCTATGTGGGGTCAGCCACCAGGTCCTCCGCATCATCAAATGGCACACCAACATCCCTCAGGTCCTCCTGCGAAGATGTTGAACCCTTCGAGTATTAACCAGTGGGCTGCTCCGCCGCCGAAGGACATAATGCCAGGGAAACCATCAGGTTGGGAAGAACCTTCTCCACCTACACAAAGAAgaaatgtaccgaactatgacgATGGCACCAGTTTATGGGGCAATCCTGCGTCTAATCATAGAACCATGCCTGGGAGCAAAGTGACTCAGTGGACAGATCCGACAAAGAATTTGGGAAGAGGAG GAATGCAGTGTCCTCCTGGAATGCCACAGAACAGAATGCCAGGTCAACCAGGCATGAAGCCAGACGTTAGTGGGCCAATGTGGGGTCACCCTGGTGCTCCTGGAGGGCGTAATGGCAGCTGGACAGAAGGACCGCAGGACACAGGCTCATGGGATGATCCTAAAACACCTAGTACTTGGAACGAAGCTCAATTGAATCCTGGTACTTGGGGTGGACCTAGCACGCACAAACCCAAACCAATGGGACCTGCTGGAAGCTGGGCTGATACTGATATGGATCCTTCTCCCAGCTGGGGTCATCCTACTAAACCTACTCTTACTAAAGAGGTTATCTGGAACAGCAGAGAGTTCAGATACCTTTGCGATTTAGGATTTAAA AAGGATGATGTTGAATTGGCACTAAGGAATCGTGAAATGAATAGAGAAGAAGCTCTGGAACTTCTGAGTCAGTTACGACCTCTGGAACAGTGGAGAAGACATGATGCAAACTCTACTTATGATCCAGCTAATCAAGCTTCTACTGCGCCAGCTTATCCTAGATTCAATCACGTTGCACAGCAAATGTCTTTCCCTCCA AGTGCTGGCGTACCAAGTGGAAACACAACTAGCAGTGTTGGAGGATCGGTTGCCAGTGCAAGCCTACTGAAATTACAACAACAGCAACAAGCTGCGGTTCCTTTACAGCAACAACCTGGAAGCAATGCACCTCAGCCGCCTTTCAATCAG GCATCCAGAGCTCCTCAAAATCAGCCAAGTACTCAGCAACTGCGTATGCTAGTACAACAAATTCAGTTAGCCGTCCAGGAGGGATACTTGAATCATCAAATTCTAAATCAGCCACTTGCGCCACAGACTTTAATACTTTTGAATCAACTACTGCAACAAATCAAAGTGCTTCAGCAACTCCACCAGCAACACTCAGTGCAAAGTACGATGAAGGGTAATGGCCAGTCGGTTCTCCAGATCAGCGTACAAATCACAAAGACGAAGCAGCAGATAGCAAACCTACAAAACCAAATCGCTGTGCAACAAGCTACTTACAtgaagcagcagcagcagcagcaacagcaacaacagcagcagcaacaacaacaacagcaacaatCACATCCTGCTCCACCATCTCAAAGCTCTGAATACTATAAGAGTTCTGTGCATGATCCCATGTCAGCATTACAAAACAGTTTCACTGATTTGACGATGAACAAGGAGCCTCCTATC AGTCAACAACAGTCAAGACTGAACCAGTGGAAATTACCTTCATTGGACAAGGATGGAGAGTTAGCTCCAAATGAGTTTTCAAGAGCACCAGGAACAACCA GAGATGGTACATGGTCCACGCGACTTGGAGAGAGTGGATGGCCAGATCCAGGTAATACGGATTCTACTGACGGAAAGGATTGGCAGCCGACTGGTGCAGCTGCTTTCACAGACCTCGTGCCTGAATTTGAACCTGGCAAGCCATGGAAG ggtACCCAGATGAAGAGCATCGAGGATGATCCAAGCATTACACCAGGATCAGTGGTGCGTTCACCACTGTCCTTAGCAACAATCAAAGATCCAGATGCCATTTTTTCATTAAGTAGTAAAACCTCACCGCCATCGCAGCAACCTACTAATCCAGATATCTCGATACCAAGTTTAAGCAACTCTACGTGGACTTTTAATCCACCTGTTACTACTCCTAGTGTATTCACCAG TTCGAAGAACACTTGGGGCGAGTCTGCGCCACCACCCACAGCGGTGACCTCAGAACTTTGGGGAGCTCCAATGAGTAAAGTTCGTGGTCCACCTCCAGGTCTAAGTAGCAAAGCAACAGGAAACGCTAGCAATGGCTGGGCAGGTCTTGGCACCGTTGGTAGATCCTCCAGTTCTTGGGGTCTTCAATCGAGCTCAAACGCTGCCTGGGTTTCCACTTGGTTATTGCTCAAGAATCTTACACCTCAGATTGATGGATCGACACTGAAAACTCTTTGCATGCAGCATGGCCCTGTTCAAGACTTTCGGCTGTACCTTAATCATGGAATTGCATTAACCAAGTATTCATCGAGAGACGAGGCTATTAAG GCACAAAGTGCTCTGAACaattgcgttctgggcaacacaaCAATCTTCGCCGAGTACCCCAACGAGAGCGAGGTGCACTCTCTGCTGCAACAACTAAGTCACGGAACTCAACAGCAAACTGGTGCGACTGGAGGAGCAGGTTGGAGCTTACGACCTTCGAACAAAACTGGTCCACCCCCTGACACATGGGGCGGCAGCTCCAGCCAACTATGGGGCGCGCCACCGAGCAGTAAttctctgtggagcaacgcaggaaTCGACAGCAACGACCAGCAACGTGCCACCCCCAGCTCCCTGAACTCGTACTTACCCGGAGACCTTCTGGGAG ggGTTTTGGCTAGTGGAGGCCCTTGA